Proteins encoded within one genomic window of Panicum virgatum strain AP13 chromosome 1N, P.virgatum_v5, whole genome shotgun sequence:
- the LOC120655459 gene encoding pre-mRNA-splicing factor cwc-21-like isoform X2, with the protein MRGSAATRQCVGSGTTGHVQASSSAAGGGGTPDPQHTVSSLDGTLKLDKDILEHDWKPQVELWLLMLRDVLEEQGYSEAEIDVRVKEEPKAAETEAAADEGRPRAQGEGHQRQLGVRPAQALAHNSVGRTEQNANTCISLFLRFLRKQPSTFSVTLPAHRSKNIFNALLN; encoded by the exons ATGCGCGGGTCTGCGGCCACCCGGCAGTGCGTGGGGTCCGGCACGACCGGGCACGTCCAGGcgtcctcctccgcggctggcggcggcgggacccCTGACCCGCAGCACACCGTTTCCAGCCTCGATGGGACGCTGAAGCTGGACAAGGACATTCTGGAGCACGATTGGAAGCCGCAGGTGGAGCTGTGGCTGCTCATGCTGAGGGACGTGCTCGAGGAGCAGGGGTATTCAGAGGCTGAGATCGATGTGCGCGTCAAGGAAGAGCCCAAGGCCGCCGagaccgaggcggcggcggatgaaGGCCGGCCTCGTGCCCAGGGCGAAGG GCATCAGAGGCAATTAGGCGTGCGGCCAGCTCAAGCTCTTGCTCACAACAGCGTTGGGCGGACCGAGCAGAATGCTAACACTTGCATCTCGCTATTCCTGAGATTCCTCCGCAAGCAGCCAAGCACCTTCTCTGTGACTTTGCCGGCACATAG
- the LOC120655459 gene encoding pre-mRNA-splicing factor cwc-21-like isoform X1 has protein sequence MRGSAATRQCVGSGTTGHVQASSSAAGGGGTPDPQHTVSSLDGTLKLDKDILEHDWKPQVELWLLMLRDVLEEQGYSEAEIDVRVKEEPKAAETEAAADEGRPRAQGEGHQRQLGVRPAQALAHNSVGRTEQNANTCISLFLRFLRKQPSTFSVTLPAHRRKPQHYIMMFKQAPYKP, from the exons ATGCGCGGGTCTGCGGCCACCCGGCAGTGCGTGGGGTCCGGCACGACCGGGCACGTCCAGGcgtcctcctccgcggctggcggcggcgggacccCTGACCCGCAGCACACCGTTTCCAGCCTCGATGGGACGCTGAAGCTGGACAAGGACATTCTGGAGCACGATTGGAAGCCGCAGGTGGAGCTGTGGCTGCTCATGCTGAGGGACGTGCTCGAGGAGCAGGGGTATTCAGAGGCTGAGATCGATGTGCGCGTCAAGGAAGAGCCCAAGGCCGCCGagaccgaggcggcggcggatgaaGGCCGGCCTCGTGCCCAGGGCGAAGG GCATCAGAGGCAATTAGGCGTGCGGCCAGCTCAAGCTCTTGCTCACAACAGCGTTGGGCGGACCGAGCAGAATGCTAACACTTGCATCTCGCTATTCCTGAGATTCCTCCGCAAGCAGCCAAGCACCTTCTCTGTGACTTTGCCGGCACATAG